Proteins from a genomic interval of Piscinibacter sp. HJYY11:
- a CDS encoding EAL domain-containing protein, translating to MYRHVLIRWRAIPAITRLYVTAASVAGALLAALGGGTWWMLERAYTTSVQLAYSEVDSASQRLSDRVQRLFDQLNQTASLVKHYQENNGGADLVMMEKSGLLIPAGRLSMALADQMGQVLGMTEAQGAVPAKAKHVADRQHFQGSWTRTDLAIAQPVYSDELKRWLVPGGKQLQHPNGKFAGAVLLAFDAALLTEGFVVNDSPGNAVGVVGSDGIFRSRLADERQSAGDQVDGEQIVRAVNRADRAMVPSASSIDGIVRFRSVTPIPGHDLYAVVAVPASTSMAGYYALRTKTLATAAAGALLILFMTVVLSRQSMRLRRTVIQKEAAELRVYHEKEMLEVTLRSIVDGVATTNYLGRITYLNPAAEAMTGWPAAQAIGKPVSEVICLTHAHTRERLGLGLNEFARPGAQPRPPRDSVLVQRDGAHRSIEDSAAPILNRNGQAVGAVLVLHDVSPAKKLAAEMSYQASHDLLTGLVNRAAFEVRLDAAITTQDLDDTGVVMFLDLDQFKVVNDTCGHVAGDQLLKQVTALLMQEIRKQDTLARLGGDEFAVLLEACPLEPALRVAEAMRRRISELQFSWEGRSFQLTVSVGVVPFKAHQYTRSDLLRVADSSCYVAKEAGRNRVHVYDEADTAVATRNDELDWYSRLQKALTHDRFVLYAQRIASIQEDAGGYESVEVLIRLRDDEGKIVAPIAFIPAAERYGLMPQIDRWVISKALEMHADFARHYTLPARFSINLSGASMADPTLVDFVRQELKKHRVSPELICFEITETAAVASFDVAVQMINGLRELGCRFALDDFGAGMSSFTYLKRLPVDYVKIDGAFVKDMAKDAVDFAMVEAIHNIAHRMGLRTVAEFVQNDVTIELLRGLGVDYVQGYGVEKPRPLDDDTRSGPSPSFVAPKAAPKLMAA from the coding sequence ATGTATCGACACGTCCTCATCCGCTGGCGGGCCATTCCCGCCATCACCCGCCTGTATGTCACCGCCGCCAGCGTGGCCGGTGCCTTGCTGGCCGCGCTGGGCGGGGGCACGTGGTGGATGCTGGAGCGGGCCTACACGACCAGCGTGCAGCTCGCCTACAGCGAGGTCGACAGCGCGTCGCAGCGCCTGAGCGACCGGGTGCAGCGCCTGTTCGACCAGCTCAACCAGACCGCCTCGCTCGTCAAGCATTACCAAGAGAATAACGGCGGCGCCGACCTCGTGATGATGGAGAAGAGCGGCCTGCTCATCCCGGCCGGCCGCCTGTCGATGGCGTTGGCCGACCAGATGGGCCAGGTGCTCGGCATGACCGAAGCGCAAGGCGCCGTGCCGGCCAAGGCCAAGCACGTGGCCGACCGCCAGCATTTCCAGGGCTCATGGACGCGCACCGACCTCGCGATCGCGCAGCCGGTGTATTCCGACGAACTCAAGCGCTGGCTGGTGCCCGGCGGCAAGCAGCTGCAGCATCCCAACGGCAAGTTCGCCGGCGCGGTGCTGCTCGCCTTCGATGCGGCGCTGCTGACCGAAGGCTTCGTCGTCAACGACAGCCCCGGCAACGCGGTGGGCGTGGTCGGCAGCGACGGCATCTTCCGGTCGCGCCTGGCCGACGAGCGCCAGAGCGCCGGTGACCAGGTCGACGGCGAGCAGATCGTGCGCGCGGTCAACCGTGCCGACCGGGCGATGGTGCCATCGGCCAGCTCCATCGACGGCATCGTGCGCTTCCGCTCCGTCACGCCAATTCCCGGCCACGACCTCTATGCCGTGGTGGCGGTGCCGGCGTCGACCTCGATGGCGGGCTACTACGCGCTGCGCACCAAGACGCTCGCGACCGCCGCCGCCGGTGCGCTGCTCATCCTCTTCATGACGGTGGTGCTCTCGCGCCAGTCGATGCGCCTGCGCCGTACCGTGATCCAGAAGGAGGCCGCCGAGCTGCGCGTCTACCACGAGAAGGAAATGCTCGAGGTCACGCTGCGCTCCATCGTCGATGGCGTGGCCACCACCAACTACCTCGGCCGCATCACCTACCTCAACCCCGCCGCCGAAGCGATGACCGGATGGCCCGCCGCGCAGGCCATCGGCAAGCCGGTGTCGGAGGTGATCTGCCTCACGCACGCCCACACCCGCGAGCGCCTCGGCCTTGGCCTCAACGAGTTTGCCCGCCCCGGTGCCCAGCCGCGCCCCCCGCGCGACTCGGTGCTGGTGCAGCGCGACGGCGCCCACCGCTCGATCGAGGACTCGGCCGCGCCCATCCTCAACCGCAACGGCCAGGCCGTGGGGGCGGTGCTGGTGCTGCACGACGTGAGCCCGGCCAAGAAGCTCGCCGCCGAGATGTCGTACCAGGCGAGCCACGACCTGCTCACCGGCCTCGTCAACCGCGCGGCCTTCGAGGTGCGCCTCGACGCCGCCATCACCACGCAGGACCTGGACGACACCGGCGTCGTGATGTTCCTCGACCTCGACCAGTTCAAGGTCGTCAACGACACCTGCGGCCACGTCGCCGGCGACCAGCTGCTGAAGCAGGTCACTGCGCTGCTGATGCAGGAGATCCGCAAGCAGGACACGCTGGCCCGCCTGGGCGGCGACGAGTTCGCCGTGCTGCTCGAAGCCTGCCCGCTCGAGCCGGCGCTGCGCGTGGCCGAGGCGATGCGCCGCCGCATCAGCGAGCTGCAGTTCTCCTGGGAAGGCCGCTCCTTCCAGCTCACGGTGAGCGTGGGCGTGGTGCCCTTCAAGGCCCACCAGTACACCCGCTCCGACCTGCTGCGCGTGGCCGACTCGTCGTGCTACGTCGCGAAGGAAGCCGGCCGCAACCGCGTGCATGTCTACGACGAGGCCGACACGGCGGTGGCCACCCGCAACGACGAGCTCGACTGGTACTCGCGCCTGCAGAAGGCGCTCACCCACGACCGCTTCGTGCTCTACGCACAGCGCATCGCCTCCATCCAGGAAGACGCCGGCGGCTACGAGAGCGTGGAGGTGCTGATCCGCCTGCGCGACGACGAAGGCAAGATCGTCGCGCCCATCGCCTTCATTCCGGCCGCCGAGCGCTACGGCCTCATGCCGCAGATCGACCGCTGGGTGATCTCGAAGGCGCTGGAGATGCACGCCGACTTTGCGCGCCACTACACGCTGCCGGCGCGCTTCTCGATCAACCTCTCGGGCGCGTCGATGGCGGACCCGACGCTCGTGGACTTCGTGCGCCAGGAGCTGAAGAAGCACCGCGTGTCGCCCGAGCTGATCTGCTTCGAGATCACCGAGACCGCGGCGGTGGCGAGCTTCGACGTGGCGGTGCAGATGATCAACGGCCTGCGCGAGCTGGGCTGCCGTTTTGCGCTCGACGACTTCGGCGCCGGCATGTCCTCGTTCACGTACCTGAAGCGCCTGCCGGTCGACTACGTGAAGATCGACGGCGCCTTCGTGAAGGACATGGCCAAGGACGCGGTCGACTTCGCGATGGTCGAGGCCATCCACAACATCGCCCACCGCATGGGCCTGCGCACCGTGGCCGAGTTCGTGCAGAACGACGTGACCATCGAGTTGCTGCGCGGCCTGGGCGTCGACTACGTGCAAGGCTACGGCGTGGAGAAACCGCGCCCGCTCGACGACGACACGCGCAGCGGCCCGTCGCCCTCCTTCGTGGCCCCGAAGGCTGCCCCGAAGCTGATGGCCGCCTGA
- a CDS encoding biliverdin-producing heme oxygenase codes for MWRRTSLQRPIRLWESTYSSVKLASCTAAWGHARSSRIGGLSSRSGVLALHAEAWLLNELRDKTRTEHTRIESVLRLTQPMSVARYAGVMTGFHEFLRRWEPRLASTLPSRLHDWSARRKRSGFAADDLRHLHAPHAPQLAEAAERAVRSIPMGDTAAALGSMYVIEGSALGGQVIAPMLKAHLGLTPAGGASYFHGHGPATGAMWRDFREVITRELGHDEAAARTACHSARHTFSALCDVFEGLPA; via the coding sequence ATGTGGCGCCGCACCAGTCTGCAACGCCCGATTCGGCTGTGGGAAAGCACCTACTCATCGGTAAAACTTGCAAGCTGTACCGCAGCGTGGGGACATGCGCGCTCCTCCAGAATCGGCGGACTTTCGTCTCGATCTGGAGTGCTGGCGTTGCACGCTGAGGCATGGCTGTTGAATGAATTGCGTGACAAGACACGCACCGAGCACACGCGGATCGAGTCCGTGTTGCGGCTGACACAGCCCATGAGCGTGGCACGCTACGCCGGCGTGATGACCGGCTTCCATGAGTTCCTGCGCCGCTGGGAGCCACGCCTGGCCTCCACCCTGCCCTCGCGCCTGCACGACTGGTCGGCCAGGCGCAAGCGCAGCGGCTTTGCGGCCGACGACCTGCGGCACCTCCACGCACCCCATGCCCCGCAGCTCGCCGAGGCGGCCGAGCGCGCGGTGCGCAGCATCCCGATGGGCGACACAGCAGCAGCGCTCGGCTCGATGTACGTCATCGAAGGCTCCGCGCTCGGCGGGCAGGTGATCGCCCCGATGCTGAAGGCCCACCTCGGGCTCACGCCTGCCGGCGGTGCGAGTTACTTCCATGGCCACGGCCCGGCCACCGGTGCGATGTGGCGCGACTTCCGCGAGGTGATCACACGCGAACTTGGCCACGACGAGGCCGCCGCGCGCACCGCCTGCCACAGCGCGCGGCACACCTTCTCGGCCTTGTGCGACGTGTTCGAGGGGCTGCCGGCATGA
- a CDS encoding AMP-binding protein, with amino-acid sequence MNAVVSALDATVLQQAMAVAMTRGMSVALWARLMPEARAIVSEAGSRSFAELNARCNQLVRMLRARGLAAGDGIALLCSNRVEFAEVFWASRRAGLRITPVNWHLTADEAAYIVNDCDAKALFFDARFTGIAQELVEKTHCARFAIGGGLAGFDDYEAAIADQPIDDIADPQLGTSMLYTSGTTGRPKGVNRAAVAGSPTSEAAAYTPGASVHLCTGPLYHAAPLTFSLAVPNTYGAAVVMMDGWDAERALQLIEQHQVTHTHMVPTMFHRMLALPEATRARHDLRSLRYVLHGAAPCPVTVKRRLIEWIGPIVHEYYAATEGMGCLVDSPTWLAKPGTVGQPEPGHIRILGEDGREMPAGEVGTVYLRAPDEGRFSYYKDPAKTAKAYVGSHYTLGDMGYLDEDGFLFLTDRSAHLIISGGVNIYPAEVEALLLTHPAVADVGVIGVPNEEWGEEVKAVVMLQATHAPSPELAQALIGHCRDRLAHFKCPKSVDFVDQLPRLDNGKLYKQKLREAYRAKA; translated from the coding sequence ATGAACGCAGTTGTTTCCGCTCTCGACGCCACCGTATTGCAGCAGGCGATGGCGGTGGCCATGACGCGTGGCATGTCGGTGGCCCTGTGGGCCCGGCTCATGCCAGAGGCCCGCGCGATCGTGAGCGAGGCCGGCTCGCGCAGCTTTGCCGAGCTCAATGCGCGCTGCAACCAGCTCGTGCGCATGCTGCGCGCACGGGGCCTCGCGGCGGGTGACGGCATCGCGCTCCTGTGCAGCAACCGAGTCGAGTTTGCCGAGGTCTTCTGGGCCTCGCGGCGCGCCGGCCTGCGCATCACGCCGGTCAACTGGCACCTCACCGCCGACGAGGCGGCCTACATCGTCAACGACTGCGATGCCAAGGCGCTTTTCTTCGACGCGCGTTTCACCGGCATCGCGCAGGAGCTCGTCGAGAAGACGCATTGCGCGCGCTTTGCCATCGGCGGTGGGCTCGCCGGTTTCGACGACTACGAGGCCGCGATTGCCGATCAGCCCATCGACGACATCGCCGACCCGCAGCTCGGCACCTCGATGCTCTACACCTCGGGCACCACCGGCCGCCCCAAGGGCGTGAACCGTGCGGCGGTGGCGGGCAGCCCCACCAGCGAGGCCGCGGCCTACACGCCGGGCGCGAGCGTGCACCTGTGCACCGGGCCGCTGTACCACGCCGCGCCGCTCACGTTTTCGCTCGCCGTGCCCAACACGTATGGTGCCGCGGTGGTGATGATGGACGGCTGGGACGCCGAGCGAGCGCTGCAGCTCATCGAGCAGCACCAGGTCACGCACACGCACATGGTGCCCACCATGTTCCACCGCATGCTGGCCTTGCCCGAGGCCACGCGTGCGCGGCATGACCTGCGTTCGCTGCGCTACGTGCTGCACGGCGCCGCGCCATGCCCGGTCACGGTGAAGCGGCGGCTGATCGAGTGGATCGGCCCGATCGTGCACGAGTACTACGCGGCCACCGAGGGCATGGGCTGCTTGGTGGACTCGCCCACCTGGCTGGCCAAGCCCGGCACGGTGGGCCAGCCCGAGCCGGGGCACATCCGCATCCTCGGGGAAGACGGGCGCGAGATGCCGGCCGGCGAGGTGGGCACCGTCTACCTGCGCGCGCCCGACGAGGGCCGCTTCAGCTACTACAAGGACCCGGCCAAGACCGCCAAGGCCTACGTCGGCTCGCACTACACGCTCGGCGACATGGGCTACCTCGATGAGGACGGCTTTCTCTTCCTCACCGACCGCAGCGCGCACCTCATCATCTCGGGCGGCGTCAACATCTACCCGGCCGAAGTGGAGGCCCTGCTGCTCACGCACCCGGCCGTGGCCGACGTCGGCGTGATCGGCGTGCCCAACGAGGAGTGGGGCGAGGAAGTGAAGGCGGTGGTGATGCTGCAGGCGACACACGCGCCTTCGCCCGAACTCGCCCAGGCGCTGATCGGCCACTGCCGTGACCGGCTGGCGCACTTCAAATGCCCGAAGAGCGTCGACTTCGTCGACCAGCTGCCGCGGCTCGACAACGGCAAGCTCTACAAGCAGAAGCTGCGCGAGGCCTACCGGGCCAAGGCCTGA
- a CDS encoding porin: MKRSVMALAAAAACSSGMAQVPPTPGVVLYGGVDGNVTRASATGRGSIWQVRDGGMYVTKLGFTGREDLGGGWAASFVMESQASSDTGLGSNTNTGNTPATNSPPTGTPSGLNWNRKSTVSLHSPLGEVRFGRDYTTTFVPTTYMDPFFSAGVASAVNLQVFYTQTVAPPPLVRASNMVGYYIPATWVPGLYAYAQVAAGEGTGARFTGVGSGYRKGPLLVSGAWGKTKGPLIGSSTTVGVPGAVTAASTSGDNNLTVWSFGVSYAFGGFKPMFFYQSQVMDRFGVAGGVTELDRQVDDWLVGFSWAIGANTIKAAYSTKNDKGLANVDPKQIGLGYSYHLSKRTAVYANAVQIKNKNGGSYSFLAGYAPVANGTSRAIQAGLSHNF; encoded by the coding sequence ATGAAGCGATCGGTGATGGCCCTGGCCGCAGCGGCGGCCTGTTCGAGTGGGATGGCGCAAGTGCCGCCCACGCCCGGCGTGGTCCTGTACGGCGGCGTGGACGGCAACGTGACGCGCGCAAGCGCCACCGGCCGTGGCTCGATCTGGCAGGTGCGTGACGGCGGCATGTACGTCACCAAGCTCGGCTTCACCGGCCGTGAAGACCTGGGCGGTGGCTGGGCCGCGAGCTTCGTGATGGAGTCGCAGGCGAGCAGCGACACCGGCCTCGGCTCCAACACCAACACCGGCAACACGCCCGCCACCAACAGCCCGCCCACCGGCACGCCGAGCGGCCTCAACTGGAACCGCAAATCCACCGTCAGCCTGCACTCGCCTCTGGGCGAAGTGCGCTTCGGCCGCGACTACACCACGACCTTCGTGCCCACCACCTACATGGACCCGTTCTTCAGCGCGGGCGTGGCCAGCGCGGTGAACCTGCAGGTCTTCTACACGCAGACCGTGGCACCGCCCCCGCTCGTGCGTGCGAGCAACATGGTCGGCTACTACATCCCCGCGACCTGGGTGCCGGGCCTCTATGCCTATGCACAAGTCGCGGCCGGTGAAGGCACCGGCGCACGCTTCACCGGCGTGGGCTCCGGCTACCGCAAGGGGCCGCTGCTGGTGAGTGGCGCGTGGGGCAAGACCAAGGGGCCGCTGATCGGGAGCTCGACCACCGTGGGGGTCCCCGGTGCAGTCACCGCAGCATCGACCTCGGGCGACAACAACCTCACGGTGTGGTCTTTCGGTGTGTCGTATGCCTTCGGTGGTTTCAAGCCCATGTTCTTCTACCAGTCGCAGGTGATGGACCGCTTCGGCGTCGCCGGTGGCGTGACCGAACTGGACCGCCAGGTCGACGACTGGCTCGTCGGCTTCTCGTGGGCCATCGGTGCCAACACGATCAAGGCCGCGTATTCGACGAAGAACGACAAGGGCCTGGCCAACGTCGACCCAAAGCAGATCGGCCTCGGTTATTCGTACCACCTGTCCAAGCGCACGGCGGTGTACGCCAACGCCGTGCAAATCAAGAACAAGAACGGCGGCTCGTACAGCTTCCTCGCGGGCTACGCCCCGGTGGCCAACGGCACCAGCCGTGCCATCCAGGCGGGCCTCAGCCACAACTTCTGA
- a CDS encoding ATP-binding protein — protein MSNTPTTETLTSLDLAQCAREPIRVPGAIQPHGWMVALDARTRELVAHSANWAQLLGASPDLPRRIEDVFAHLDFEVADLSLNDGSSSLGHMRVGGRSLHASAHLRDGLLNVELEAQPEDWGSRAPIYSLTRQLLPRMQAAQTVEALCQLAASSMKQLTGFGRCLVYSFDSDGHGAVLAEELDAGYDSYLGHHFPGSDIPPQARELYKVNRFRLIANANYTPVPVHVVSPAWADKPLDMSLLQLRSVSPVHLEYMRNMGTLASSSVSIIVRGELWGLISVHHHAPRQLDYATRMACEHLGQLLSLQIEAKEDNARISQEAELRQLTLALVAHMADSDATLQRLVDHPGLLLRIARAGGAAVVLNDECWTVGDVPNDSALLALVDWLGSKTAPIFHTARLPEQCPAMAGYTAIASGVLAISISQVHRQLILWFRPEVVQEIHWAGDPRKNVDVHGDGRLHPRRSFATWREEVRGRSFDWSAGELGAALELRQALIGIVLRRAEELAEVATELGRVNKELEAFSYTVSHDLRAPMRHIAGYVDLVLDGEQLGERSRRYLSHVKGAAAYAGELVDALLEFSRMGRSALRRVDINLGALVDDLVREFDAPQPGRIRWRIQGPFPTLWGDALLLQVAVRNLVGNAAKYSRKREAPEITLRAVSTPDGDGLSISDNGVGFDMKYVNKLFGVFQRLHQVEEFEGTGIGLASVRRIVERHGGMVSAEGAPDRGATFTLILPRRETLLSASTPH, from the coding sequence ATGAGCAACACGCCCACCACCGAGACGCTCACCTCGCTCGACCTGGCGCAGTGCGCACGTGAACCGATCCGCGTGCCGGGGGCGATCCAGCCGCATGGCTGGATGGTCGCGCTCGATGCCCGCACCCGCGAGCTCGTGGCCCACAGCGCGAACTGGGCGCAGCTGCTCGGCGCGTCGCCCGACCTGCCGCGGCGCATCGAAGACGTGTTCGCCCACCTCGACTTCGAGGTCGCCGACCTGTCGCTCAACGACGGCTCCTCGTCGCTCGGCCACATGCGCGTGGGCGGGCGATCGCTGCACGCCAGCGCGCACCTGCGAGACGGCCTGCTCAACGTCGAGCTCGAAGCGCAACCGGAAGATTGGGGCTCGCGCGCGCCGATCTATTCATTGACGCGCCAGCTGCTGCCGCGCATGCAGGCGGCGCAGACTGTCGAAGCCCTGTGCCAGCTGGCGGCCTCGTCGATGAAGCAGCTCACGGGCTTCGGCCGCTGCCTCGTCTACTCGTTCGACAGCGACGGCCACGGCGCCGTGCTGGCCGAGGAGCTCGACGCCGGCTACGACTCCTACCTCGGCCACCACTTCCCCGGCTCCGACATCCCGCCGCAGGCGCGCGAGCTCTACAAGGTGAACCGCTTCCGCCTCATCGCCAACGCCAACTACACGCCGGTGCCGGTGCACGTGGTCTCGCCGGCGTGGGCCGACAAGCCACTCGACATGTCGCTGCTGCAGCTGCGCAGCGTCTCGCCGGTGCACCTGGAATACATGCGCAACATGGGCACGCTCGCGTCGAGCTCGGTGTCGATCATCGTGCGCGGCGAGTTGTGGGGCCTCATCTCCGTGCACCACCACGCACCACGCCAGCTCGACTACGCCACCCGCATGGCCTGCGAGCACCTCGGGCAGCTGCTGTCGCTGCAGATCGAGGCCAAGGAAGACAACGCCCGCATCTCGCAGGAGGCCGAGCTGCGCCAGCTCACGCTCGCCCTCGTGGCGCACATGGCCGACAGCGACGCCACCCTGCAGCGCCTGGTCGACCACCCCGGGCTGCTGCTGCGCATCGCCCGCGCGGGCGGCGCCGCGGTCGTGCTCAACGACGAGTGCTGGACGGTGGGCGACGTGCCGAACGACAGCGCCCTGCTCGCACTCGTCGACTGGCTCGGCTCGAAGACCGCGCCGATCTTCCACACCGCCCGACTGCCCGAGCAATGCCCGGCCATGGCCGGCTACACCGCCATCGCCTCGGGCGTGCTCGCGATCTCCATCTCGCAGGTGCACCGGCAGCTCATCCTCTGGTTCCGGCCCGAGGTGGTGCAGGAGATCCACTGGGCCGGCGACCCGCGCAAGAACGTCGACGTGCACGGCGACGGCCGGCTGCACCCACGGCGCAGCTTCGCCACCTGGCGCGAAGAAGTGCGAGGCCGGTCCTTCGACTGGTCGGCGGGCGAGCTGGGGGCCGCGCTCGAGTTGCGCCAGGCCCTGATCGGCATCGTGCTGCGCCGCGCCGAGGAGCTGGCCGAGGTGGCCACCGAGCTCGGCCGCGTCAACAAGGAGCTCGAAGCCTTCTCGTACACCGTGTCGCACGACCTGCGCGCGCCCATGCGCCACATCGCCGGCTACGTCGACCTGGTGCTCGACGGCGAGCAGCTGGGCGAGCGTTCGCGGCGCTACCTCTCGCATGTGAAGGGCGCCGCCGCGTATGCCGGAGAGCTGGTCGATGCGCTGCTCGAGTTCTCGCGCATGGGCCGCTCGGCGCTGCGCCGGGTCGACATCAACCTCGGCGCGCTGGTCGACGACCTCGTGCGCGAGTTCGACGCGCCGCAGCCCGGGCGCATCCGCTGGCGCATCCAAGGCCCGTTCCCCACGCTGTGGGGCGATGCGCTCCTGCTGCAGGTGGCGGTGCGCAACCTGGTCGGCAACGCCGCCAAGTACAGCCGCAAGCGCGAGGCGCCCGAGATCACCCTGCGGGCCGTGTCGACCCCCGATGGCGACGGGCTGTCGATCAGCGACAACGGCGTGGGCTTCGACATGAAGTACGTCAACAAGCTGTTCGGCGTGTTCCAGCGGCTGCACCAGGTGGAAGAGTTCGAAGGCACCGGCATCGGCCTCGCCAGCGTGCGCCGCATCGTCGAGCGCCACGGCGGCATGGTCAGTGCCGAAGGTGCGCCCGACCGGGGGGCCACGTTCACCCTGATACTTCCGCGCCGCGAGACGCTGTTGTCCGCTTCCACTCCTCACTAA
- a CDS encoding response regulator — MSEGTAASAAGFDTSPQDRRLSVLLLEDSAFDAELLQEWLKRAYPHVRVTWVDDEASFVDALGRYRYDVILSDYQMPRYTGAQALDLVRQRHAHVPFIFVSGVIGEDNAVDMLKRGATDYVIKNRLSRLPVAIDRALEEVRLREAREAVEAQLRDADALYARVVDSLRNYAVILLDGAGIVRSWNLAAQAIFGHRREDMLGRSIEIVYTPEDREHGVWRRELETAFAQGHAQNDRWLVRADGSQLRGEGVITSLYNTQGDHTGFSMLVHDATTAWHDAKALREAKEEAERANRAKDRFLAVLSHELRTPLAPIAAAAQLLERTATVPDKLAHLLPMIRRNVALEARLIDDLLDLTAIGAGKVNLRLQPVDVHKLIHAVAEMLDADFQRGGLQLDLKLEAAQSVVQGDEARIQQVLWNIVRNAVKFTPTGGRIEVRSRLVDGELEVSCTDTGIGIHADALPRIFLAFEQADADVSRRFGGLGLGLAIAHGLVARHQGSLRAHSEGRDKGAVFTLRLPTTPAGPSQHEAPEADAGTARAAQSVHVLLVEDNHDAADALGLSLHHLGYRVTHAYSCDEALALADKQDGFDVVVTDLGLPDGSGIQIGRHLRGRLPVIALSGYGTQGDMQQSRDAGFAAHLVKPVAPAAVDAAVQAALDARRHTAPRPGTP; from the coding sequence ATGAGTGAGGGCACGGCCGCAAGCGCCGCCGGCTTCGACACCTCGCCGCAGGACCGCCGCCTGAGCGTGCTGCTGCTGGAAGACTCGGCCTTCGACGCCGAGCTCCTGCAGGAGTGGCTCAAGCGCGCCTATCCCCACGTGCGGGTCACCTGGGTCGACGACGAGGCGAGCTTCGTCGACGCACTCGGGCGCTACCGCTACGACGTGATCCTTTCCGACTACCAGATGCCGCGCTACACCGGCGCACAGGCGCTCGACCTCGTGCGCCAGCGGCATGCGCACGTGCCGTTCATCTTCGTGTCGGGCGTGATCGGGGAAGACAACGCGGTCGACATGCTCAAGCGCGGCGCGACCGACTACGTGATCAAGAACCGCCTGTCGCGCCTGCCGGTGGCCATCGACCGCGCACTCGAGGAAGTGCGCCTGCGCGAGGCCCGCGAAGCGGTGGAAGCGCAGCTGCGCGACGCCGACGCGCTGTATGCGCGCGTGGTGGACTCGCTGCGCAACTACGCCGTGATCCTGCTCGACGGCGCGGGCATCGTGCGCTCGTGGAACCTCGCCGCCCAGGCCATCTTCGGCCACCGCCGCGAAGACATGCTCGGCCGCTCGATCGAGATCGTCTACACCCCCGAAGACCGCGAGCACGGCGTGTGGCGCCGCGAGCTGGAAACGGCCTTCGCGCAAGGCCACGCGCAGAACGACCGCTGGCTCGTGCGCGCCGACGGCTCGCAGCTGCGCGGCGAAGGCGTGATCACCTCGCTCTACAACACGCAGGGCGACCACACCGGCTTCTCGATGCTGGTGCATGACGCCACGACGGCCTGGCACGACGCGAAGGCGCTGCGCGAGGCGAAGGAAGAAGCCGAACGCGCCAACCGCGCGAAAGATCGCTTCCTCGCGGTGCTGTCGCACGAGCTGCGCACGCCGCTCGCGCCCATCGCCGCGGCTGCGCAACTGCTGGAGCGCACCGCCACCGTGCCCGACAAGCTGGCCCACCTGCTGCCGATGATCCGGCGCAACGTGGCCCTCGAGGCGCGCCTCATCGACGACCTGCTCGACCTCACCGCCATCGGCGCCGGCAAGGTCAACCTGCGCCTGCAGCCGGTGGACGTGCACAAGCTCATCCACGCGGTGGCCGAGATGCTCGACGCCGATTTCCAGCGTGGCGGCCTGCAGCTCGACCTGAAGCTCGAGGCGGCCCAGAGCGTGGTGCAGGGCGACGAGGCGCGCATCCAGCAGGTGCTGTGGAACATCGTGCGCAACGCGGTGAAGTTCACGCCGACCGGCGGGCGCATCGAGGTGCGCTCAAGGCTGGTCGACGGCGAGCTGGAAGTGAGCTGCACCGACACCGGCATCGGCATCCACGCCGATGCCCTGCCACGCATCTTCCTTGCCTTCGAGCAGGCCGATGCCGACGTGTCGCGCCGTTTCGGCGGTCTGGGCCTCGGCCTCGCCATCGCGCACGGGCTGGTGGCGCGGCACCAGGGCAGCCTGCGGGCCCACAGCGAAGGGCGCGACAAGGGGGCGGTCTTCACGCTGCGCCTGCCCACCACGCCGGCCGGCCCCTCGCAGCACGAAGCGCCCGAGGCCGATGCGGGCACGGCACGCGCCGCGCAGTCGGTGCACGTGCTGCTGGTGGAAGACAACCACGATGCCGCCGACGCGCTCGGCCTGTCGCTGCACCACTTGGGCTACCGCGTGACCCATGCCTACAGCTGCGACGAGGCGCTGGCGCTGGCCGACAAGCAGGATGGCTTCGACGTGGTGGTCACCGACCTCGGACTGCCTGATGGCAGCGGCATCCAGATCGGCCGCCACCTGCGCGGCCGGCTGCCGGTGATCGCGCTCAGCGGCTATGGCACGCAGGGCGACATGCAGCAGTCGAGGGATGCAGGTTTCGCGGCCCACCTGGTGAAGCCGGTGGCGCCCGCGGCGGTGGACGCGGCGGTGCAGGCCGCACTCGACGCGCGGCGGCACACGGCGCCGCGACCCGGCACGCCGTAG
- a CDS encoding response regulator codes for MLKPILLVEDDPRDLELTLVALERSQLANEVIVVREGAAALDYLNREGSYLERTEGNPAVILLDLKLPKVNGLEVLKSVRATEGLRSIPVVMLTSSHEESDVLRSYELGVNAYVVKPVEFKQFVTAIADLGVFWAVLNEPPPGSLKVGRRHE; via the coding sequence ATGCTCAAGCCCATCCTCCTCGTCGAAGACGACCCCCGCGACCTTGAGCTCACCCTGGTGGCACTCGAACGCAGCCAGCTGGCGAACGAAGTCATCGTCGTGCGCGAAGGCGCGGCCGCCCTCGACTACCTGAACCGCGAAGGCAGCTACCTCGAGCGCACCGAAGGCAACCCGGCGGTGATCCTGCTCGACCTCAAGCTCCCCAAGGTGAACGGGCTCGAGGTGCTCAAGAGCGTGCGCGCCACCGAAGGCCTGCGCAGCATTCCGGTGGTGATGCTGACCTCGTCGCACGAAGAGTCCGACGTGTTGCGCAGCTACGAGCTGGGCGTGAACGCGTATGTGGTGAAGCCGGTGGAATTCAAGCAGTTCGTCACCGCGATCGCCGACCTGGGCGTGTTCTGGGCGGTGCTGAACGAGCCGCCGCCCGGCTCGCTCAAGGTAGGCCGGCGGCATGAGTGA